A region of Lycium barbarum isolate Lr01 chromosome 3, ASM1917538v2, whole genome shotgun sequence DNA encodes the following proteins:
- the LOC132630604 gene encoding uncharacterized protein LOC132630604, with product MDKFVTRLKRGQPSTSSTIPPVASSIPSEVQRDTNPSNINFNYMKAVPANRRPTAEYDPNIRDEVRRYYIQKGPCQPMNHDFPKTQFGKKKKTMRQFHPGWFKGRHSKWLEYSISKDAAYCLCCYLFKNEHDVVEIWEMLLRKRRNEKDKNESRHRLGASIEVARFLLRLGLPFRGHDESTSSTNRGIFLELLQWYGAMDQEVGSIILQNAPKNEMMCCPKIQKDIVDACAKETIKAIIEDLDGDYFGILVDESKDISHKEQMALVLRYVDKKGEVIERFVGIVHVNDTSARSMKETIYSFLSDHSLSPSQIRGQGYDGASNMQGELNGLKSLILRDTPSAYSTHCFAHQLQLTLVALVKKNSDVDDFLCIVTNVLNIVGASYKRRDLLRQHQAAKLEELLISGEVHTGQGLNQERGLQRPGDTRWGSHYKTLQNFIDIFPSILYVLEFAACECPNYIDRLTAESLVDKIKGFDFVFMLYLMLEVLKKTNYLNCSLQKMDQDIVNAMGLLNTAKQELQMMRDRGWKSLLDDALSFCNKHEIFIPKMDANYIPGKSKRRALDVTYSHHFRVGIFYPVIDLLLQELNNRFDTVSTDLLLGMACLHPAKSFGNFDKKKVMRLAGYYPNEFDSNKLRDLSCQLDNFIGYVRGSDKRFFNMKGITDLAKVLVQSELHQTWPLVYLLIKLTLILPVATASVERAFSSMKYIKNELRNSMSDEFLNGCLVCYVEREIFATISNDAIIHHFQKMKSRRAQL from the exons ATGGATAAGTTTGTCACCAGGTTAAAACGTGGACAACCAAGCACTAGTTCTACTATTCCACCTGTTGCTTCATCCATACCTTCGGAAGTTCAAAGGGATACAAATCcttcaaatatcaatttcaattataTGAAAGCAGTCCCGGCAAACAGAAGGCCTACTGCAGAATATGACCCTAATATACGTGATGAAGTTAGAAGatattatattcaaaaaggacCTTGTCAGCCTATGAATCATGATTTTCCTAAAACTCAGTTtgggaagaaaaagaaaacaatgcGTCAGTTTCATCCTGGTTGGTTCAAAGGTCGACATTCCAAGTGGTTAGAGTACAGTATATCAAAAGATGCTGCTTATTGTTTGTGTTGCTATTTGTTTAAAAATGAGCATGATGTCGTGGAAATATGGGAGATGCTTTTACGAAAAAGG CGTAACGAGAAAGACAAAAATGAATCTCGACATCGCTTGGGTGCTTCAATTGAAGTGGCAAGGTTTCTCTTAAGATTAGGATTGCCGTTTCGTGGTCATGATGAGAGCACATCATCTACAAATAGAGGTATATTTCTTGAACTTTTGCAATGGTATGGAGCCATGGATCAGGAAGTTGGAAGCATTATATTACAAAATGCtccaaaaaatgaaatgatgtgttgtccaaaaattcaaaaagataTTGTTGATGCTTGTGCAAAAGAAACAATCAAAGCTATTATTGAAGACTTGGATGGTGATTATTTCGGAATACTGGTTGATGAATCGAAGGATATATCACACAAGGAGCAAATGGCACTTGTTCTACGATATGTTGACAAAAAAGGTGAAGTGATAGAGCGATTTGTTGGTATTGTCCATGTTAATGATACATCTGCACGATCAATGAAGGAAACAATCTATTCTTTTCTTTCGGATCACTCATTAAGTCCATCCCAAATACGTGGACAAGGTTATGATGGTGCTAGTAACATGCAAGGAGAACTAAATGGTCTTAAAAGTTTAATTTTGCGTGATACTCCATCTGCATATTCCACTCATTGTTTTGCTCACCAATTGCAGTTGACACTTGTGGCTCTTGTGAAGAAAAATTCAGATGTGGATGATTTTTTATGTATAGTTACTAATGTATTGAATATTGTTGGAGCATCTTATAAGCGCAGGGATTTGCTTAGACAACATCAAGCTGCAAAGTTAGAAGAGTTGCTCATTTCTGGTGAAGTGCACACAGGACAAGGACTAAATCAAGAACGTGGGCTTCAACGACCAGGTGACACTCGTTGGGGTTCTCATTATAAAACTTTACAGAACTTCATTGATATATTTCCATCAATTCTTTATGTTCTTGAATTTGCTGCATGTGAGTGTCCAAATTATATCGATAGACTTACAGCTGAAAGTCTTGTGGATAAGATTAAggggtttgattttgtttttatgTTGTACTTGATGTTGGAAGTTCTGAAGAAGACAAATTATTTGAACTGCTCGTTACAGAAAATGGATCAAGATATTGTCAATGCTATGGGGCTGCTCAATACTGCAAAGCAAGAATTGCAAATGATGAGGGATAGGGGATGGAAATCATTACTGGATGATGCCCTTTCTTTTTGTAATAAGCATGAGATATTTATTCCGAAGATGGATGCTAACTACATTCCTGGGAAGTCGAAACGTAGAGCTCTTGATGTTACATATTCTCATCATTTTCGTGTAGGAATTTTTTATCCTGTTATTGATTTGCTGCTTCAGGAGCTTAATAATCGTTTCGACACTGTTAGTACTGATTTACTTCTTGGTATGGCTTGTTTACATCCAGCTAAGTCATTTGGTAATTTTGATAAGAAAAAAGTAATGAGGTTGGCTGGATATTATCCGAATGAGTTTGATAGCAACAAGCTTCGAGATCTCAGTTGCCAGCTTGATAATTTCATAGGGTATGTTCGAGGTTCTGATAAGAGATTTTTCAATATGAAAGGGATTACTGATCTTGCTAAAGTATTGGTTCAATCAGAATTGCACCAGACCTGGCCacttgtttatttgcttatcaAGTTGACTCTTATTCTTCCTGTTGCTACTGCTTCTGTGGAACGAGCTTTCTCATCGATGAAGTACATCAAAAATGAACTCCGCAACAGTATGAGTGATGAATTTTTAAATGGTTGTTTAGTCTGCTATGTAGAGCGTGAGATATTTGCAACTATAAGTAATGATGCTATTATTCATCATTTTCAGAAAATGAAAAGTCGTCGAGCgcagttgtga
- the LOC132630603 gene encoding uncharacterized protein LOC132630603 — MSAREYILRFNSLAGYAPAMVADMGDRVHRFVSGLGPHLIKECLMASLQEGMDITRIQAHAQNLEEQQQPQKGERDSDRRYSKRARSFGTASHIMRDCPLRVGGGVAQPTGSAVGSSSSVCPPRQTSQTPAGRDRGRGGASRLSSPQNRIYALTGRQNLESSPDIVTGTLSVFSHDVCALLDPDSTLLYVTLYIVGWIGAKLESIKPFKVFH, encoded by the exons atgagtgctcgagaataCATTCTTCGCTTTAATTCCTTAGCagggtatgctccagctatggtagctgatatgggggaCCGCGTACACcggttcgtgagtggtttggggccacatttgattaaggagtgTTTAATGGCCTCACTCCAGGAAGGAATGGATATCACtcgtattcaggcgcatgctcagaatttagaggaacAGCAGCAGCCGCAAAAGGGTGAACGTGATTCTGATAGAaggtatagtaagagggccagatcttttggTACTGCTA GCcacattatgagagattgtcctttaaGAGTAGGTGGAGGTGTGGCTCAACCGACAGGGTCTGcagttggttcttcatcatctgtgTGCCCTCCTAGGCAGACCTCTCAGACTCCAGCAGGCCGTgacagaggcagagggggagcatcccgCTTGAGcagtcctcagaaccgtatttaCGCGTTGACTGGTCGACAGAACTTGGAGTCTTCACCCGatattgttacaggtacattgtctgtattttctcatgatgtgtgTGCATTGCTTGATCCAGATTCTACATTATTATATGTTACTCTTTATATTGTTGGTTGGATTGGGGCGAAActtgagtcaattaaacctttcaaagtgtttcattaa